From a single Eremothecium sinecaudum strain ATCC 58844 chromosome III, complete sequence genomic region:
- the NOP15 gene encoding rRNA-binding ribosome biosynthesis protein NOP15 (Syntenic homolog of Ashbya gossypii AFL224W; Syntenic homolog of Saccharomyces cerevisiae YNL110C (NOP15)), which produces MARKIKEVDVKSKSEELNLSASDVSDSEMEGFSDSNDKHDESSSGDELEVETKGESAHTVKKLDSSKKGSTKQTKSPSGVELSSILYISRLPHGFHERELSKYFSQFGDLKKVGLARNKKTGNSRHYGFVEFVNKDDAVIAQDSMHNYLLMGHLLKVVVLPKGKKIEKLYKYKKRVHKETYIKSVEKAKKKANAKHQQRIEKLNASGIEFKW; this is translated from the coding sequence ATGGCACGTAAAATCAAGGAGGTAGATGTTAAGTCGAAGTCGGAAGAACTAAATTTGTCCGCTAGTGACGTTTCCGATAGTGAAATGGAGGGATTTTCTGATTCAAATGATAAACACGATGAATCCAGTTCTGGGGATGAGCTTGAGGTTGAAACTAAAGGTGAATCGGCCCATACCGTTAAGAAATTGGATAGCTCAAAGAAAGGTTCAACGAAACAGACAAAGAGTCCTTCTGGTGTAGAACTCTCTTCAATACTGTATATCTCCAGGCTACCTCATGGGTTCCATGAACGCGAATTGTCAAAGTATTTCTCCCAGTTTGGTGACCTGAAAAAGGTAGGTCTAGCTAGAAACAAGAAGACTGGTAACTCTAGACATTACGGTTTTGTGGAGTTCGTCAACAAGGATGATGCGGTCATCGCGCAGGATTCAATGCACAACTACCTTCTAATGGGTCACCTGTTAAAAGTCGTTGTTCTTCCAAAGGGTAAGAAGATTGAAAAGCTCTACAAGTATAAGAAGCGTGTTCACAAGGAGACATACATAAAGAGTGTTGAAAAGGCCAAGAAAAAGGCTAACGCAAAACATCAGCAGAGAATAGAAAAATTAAACGCCTCCGGCATTGAATTCAAGTGGTAG
- the LEU4 gene encoding 2-isopropylmalate synthase LEU4 (Syntenic homolog of Ashbya gossypii AFL229W; Syntenic homolog of Saccharomyces cerevisiae YNL104C (LEU4) and YOR108W (LEU9)) → MLKRSLNLAENGIKMAIPSVKQSYKNMLVDPSVKYKPANRISLPNRKWPDNVITKAPRWLSTDLRDGNQSLPDPMNLEEKKEYFHKLIEIGFKEIEVAFPSASQTDFDFTRYAVEHAPEDVTIQGLVQSRDHLIERTVEALTGAKRATVHVYLAVSDTFREVVFKMSKEEAIAKAVEATKLVRKLTKDDVNQQGTIWSYEFSPETFSDAPVDFSLEVCEAVKAAWEPTVENPIIFNLPATVEVATPNVYADQIEYFSTHISEREKVCISVHTHNDRGGAVSATELGLLAGADRVEGCLFGNGERTGNVDLITVAMNIYTQGVSPNLDFSDLKSIIQVSERCNKLPIHPRAPYAGELVTCAFSGSHQDAIKKGFAEQRKRRAKGDKTWRIPYLPVDPKDIGRNYEAVIRVNSQSGKGGAAWVILQALELDLPRLLQIEFSSKVQDHADDLGRELQVDEIVELFRDNYSYEKSYNHIVLQNYSVNNLDLEKRSFTAQVEIAGKSVYLQGVGNGPISSSLDALSKFLNIKLEVLNYTEHAMGSGSSAKAASFINLCYSNPAGDDKNSQWGIGVSKDVSEASIRSIFSIINNLVEAGEISLPKNF, encoded by the coding sequence ATGTTAAAAAGATCGCTCAACTTAGCTGAGAATGGAATAAAAATGGCTATACCAAGTGTTAAGCAGTCATATAAAAATATGCTAGTAGATCCATCTGTGAAATACAAGCCCGCAAACCGCATCAGTTTACCAAACAGGAAATGGCCTGATAATGTTATCACAAAGGCTCCTAGGTGGCTCTCGACGGACTTGAGGGATGGTAACCAGTCATTGCCAGACCCAATGAACCTTGAGGAAAAGAAAGAATATTTCCATAAGTTAATTGAAATTGGATTCAAAGAGATTGAGGTTGCATTCCCATCTGCATCTCAGACAGACTTTGATTTCACGCGTTATGCTGTTGAACATGCTCCTGAAGATGTTACTATACAAGGTTTAGTGCAGTCTCGTGATCATTTGATTGAAAGGACTGTTGAGGCCTTAACTGGTGCTAAAAGAGCTACGGTGCATGTTTACCTTGCTGTGTCTGATACCTTTAGGGAGGTGGTTTTTAAAATGTCAAAAGAAGAGGCTATTGCTAAGGCAGTTGAGGCTACCAAGCTTGTACGGAAGTTAACAAAGGATGATGTGAATCAACAAGGTACGATCTGGAGTTATGAATTCTCTCCTGAAACCTTTTCTGATGCTCCTGTTGACTTCAGTTTGGAGGTTTGTGAAGCTGTGAAAGCGGCCTGGGAACCAACAGTTGAAAATCCAATCATTTTCAACCTGCCAGCTACCGTTGAAGTTGCTACGCCTAATGTTTATGCTGACCAAATCGAATACTTTTCAACCCATATTTCTGAGCGTGAGAAAGTTTGTATTTCCGTGCATACCCACAACGACCGTGGTGGCGCCGTTTCCGCAACGGAGCTGGGCTTGTTAGCAGGTGCCGACCGTGTAGAGGGTTGTCTTTTCGGAAATGGTGAACGTACAGGAAATGTGGATTTAATTACTGTTGCAATGAACATATACACTCAAGGTGTATCTCCTAATTTGGACTTCTCAGACCTTAAATCAATAATACAGGTATCAGAACGTTGCAATAAACTCCCGATACATCCTAGAGCTCCATACGCTGGTGAACTAGTCACTTGCGCATTCTCCGGTTCTCACCAAGACGCCATCAAGAAGGGTTTCGCAGAGCAGAGGAAGAGACGCGCCAAAGGAGACAAGACCTGGAGAATACCTTACCTACCCGTGGATCCAAAAGACATTGGAAGAAACTACGAAGCTGTTATCCGTGTCAACTCACAATCCGGAAAGGGTGGAGCAGCATGGGTTATTTTGCAAGCATTGGAACTTGATCTACCAAGATTGCTCCAGATTGAATTTTCAAGTAAGGTTCAGGACCATGCCGACGATCTAGGCAGAGAGTTGCAAGTCGATGAGATAGTTGAGCTTTTCAGAGATAATTATAGTTATGAAAAATCCTACAATCACATTGTCTTGCAGAACTACTCTGTTAACAACCTGGACCTTGAGAAGCGTTCTTTCACTGCGCAAGTTGAAATCGCTGGGAAGTCAGTATACCTACAGGGTGTAGGTAACGGTCCAATCTCCTCGTCTTTAGACGCCCTTTCAAAGTTCCTAAACATCAAATTGGAGGTTCTTAACTACACGGAACACGCAATGGGTTCCGGATCATCTGCTAAAGCTGCCTCGTTCATCAACCTATGTTACTCCAATCCTGCAGGAGATGATAAGAATTCACAATGGGGTATTGGTGTGTCCAAGGATGTTAGTGAAGCTTCAATAAGGTCCATTTTCTCAATTATTAACAATCTAGTTGAAGCTGGAGAAATCTCTTTGCCTAAAAACTTTTGA
- a CDS encoding uncharacterized protein (Syntenic homolog of Ashbya gossypii AFL226W; Syntenic homolog of Saccharomyces cerevisiae YNL108C and YOR110W (TFC7); 1-intron in Ashbya gossypii), with product MTVKTIYIVRHGYRSNWLPEPYPQPPTGVNSDFPLAEHGLEQAKELAHYILSIGTQPEVLFSSPFFRCLQTSEPIADVLELPIYLERGIGEWYKPDREVIPEPASFEVLHNFFPGKLKDDWESTVIPSNSGETEEDIFERCKAFWPSFVSRVEERFPNVEHIMLVTHAATKIALGMNLLGFTNVRDSIDEDGTIIRSGACSLDKYELLGDDPDIPFDRRLWKMTMNGNTEFLSQGEEMCWDFSNGFEAGSDADVQARQAARITADTSKENGNSEQLVDDIEHVYVSIDLPNHNYRELNELVHTATMQYSGLGKENPLVKIGDHLYEGSWKKLIGTELAFPNAAAAKKKINQDIKGEISKTAETKTLQEDYSSTHEKVMPEKIYRIVDRLELSEVDHV from the exons ATGACGGTTAAGACCATTTATATCGTCAGA CATGGTTACCGATCCAACTGGCTTCCAGAACCATATCCACAGCCGCCAACAGGTGTAAATAGTGATTTTCCATTAGCCGAGCATGGACTTGAGCAAGCCAAGGAATTAGCGCATTATATTTTATCGATAGGTACTCAGCCTGAGGTATTATTTTCTTCTCCCTTTTTCCGTTGCTTACAGACATCTGAACCCATAGCTGATGTGTTAGAATTACCCATATATCTCGAGCGAGGAATCGGTGAATGGTATAAACCAGATCGTGAGGTGATTCCTGAGCCTGCTAGTTTTGAAGTACTGCATAATTTTTTCCCAGGGAAATTAAAGGATGATTGGGAATCTACTGTAATACCAAGTAACAGCGGTGAGACTGAAGAGGACATTTTTGAGCGTTGTAAGGCATTTTGGCCGTCTTTTGTGTCAAGGGTCGAGGAAAGGTTTCCTAATGTGGAGCATATAATGTTGGTGACGCACGCGGCTACTAAAATCGCTCTAGGAATGAATCTCTTGGGTTTTACCAATGTCCGCGATTCAATTGACGAAGATGGCACCATTATTAGGAGTGGAGCATGTTCACTAGACAAGTATGAGCTTCTTGGCGATGATCCCGACATTCCTTTCGACAGACGACTCTGGAAGATGACTATGAACGGTAATACAGAGTTTTTGTCCCAGGGGGAGGAAATGTGCTGGGATTTTAGCAATGGCTTTGAGGCCGGCTCTGATGCAGACGTTCAGGCCAGGCAGGCGGCAAGAATTACTGCTGATACGAGCAAAGAGAATGGGAATTCTGAACAACTTGTAGATGACATTGAGCATGTTTACGTGAGCATAGATCTGCCAAACCACAACTACCGTGAATTAAATGAACTAGTACATACAGCAACAATGCAATATTCTGGTCTTGGCAAAGAGAATCCACTCGTAAAAATAGGAGATCATTTATACGAGGGGAGTTGGAAAAAGCTCATTGGGACGGAGCTAGCCTTTCCTAATGCCGCAGCAGCtaaaaagaagataaaCCAAGATATAAAAGGTGAAATTAGTAAAACTGCCGAAACGAAGACATTACAGGAAGACTATTCTTCGACGCATGAGAAAGTTATGCCTGAAAAAATCTATAGAATAGTAGACCGGTTGGAGTTGAGCGAAGTAGACCACGTCTGA
- the YAF9 gene encoding YEATS domain-containing protein YAF9 (Syntenic homolog of Ashbya gossypii AFL227C; Syntenic homolog of Saccharomyces cerevisiae YNL107W (YAF9)) translates to MAPQTAKRIKTLSITRPIIYGNTAKKIGDFRPPNAPAEHTHMWTIFVRGPQGEDISYFIKKVVFKLHETYPTPVRVVDSPPFELTETGWGEFEINVKIHFIDDANEKMLSFYHHLRLHPYTDKDQGGDGSGDEIKSVYYDEIVFNEPNELFFSKMIKKPGNLLPSNKTKDCVFSKQLEQEEIDRIKISTGKIDQEIEELKKKLENDLKKQ, encoded by the coding sequence ATGGCTCCTCAAACTGCAAAGAGGATTAAAACTCTTTCTATAACTCGTCCAATAATTTACGGGAACACTGCCAAAAAAATTGGTGATTTTAGGCCTCCTAATGCTCCCGCAGAGCATACTCATATGTGGACAATATTCGTTCGAGGCCCTCAAGGCGAGGATATCTCATACTTTATTAAGAAAGTGGTGTTTAAACTTCATGAAACCTATCCTACTCCCGTGCGGGTTGTTGATTCACCACCCTTTGAGCTAACTGAAACAGGGTGGGGTGAATTTGAAATAAACGTTAAGATTCACTTTATTGACGATGCTAATGAAAAGATGTTAAGTTTTTACCACCACCTACGGCTGCACCCATATACAGATAAAGATCAGGGTGGCGACGGTAGTGGCGATGAGATCAAGTCTGTTTACTATGATGAGATTGTGTTTAATGAGCCCAATGAGCTATTCTTCTCTAAAATGATCAAAAAGCCAGGCAATTTGCTGCCGTCGAATAAAACTAAGGATTGTGTCTTCTCAAAGCAGCTGGAACAGGAAGAAATAGATCGGATTAAGATATCTACAGGGAAAATCGACCAGGAGATCGAAGAGCTGAAAAAGAAGCTGGAAAACGATTTGAAAAAGCAGTAA
- the RGS2 gene encoding GTPase-activating protein RGS2 (Syntenic homolog of Ashbya gossypii AFL230W; Syntenic homolog of Saccharomyces cerevisiae YOR107W (RGS2)), which produces MGQLKPKLRELLACHRQRHEQSSDSVDEEVSLDKILNLFHEFLQKVHCDENLEFLLKTDSFVTSDKEASNGYQEWSHVYDNYIKQDAPKECNLPETIRTVFDDCHTRLEVPLPQDIETARSHILHLLEDAYTKFQRHYAEPENQQSGSGGAKAEPYSSQSSSRESSASVLLSARPLHRSSSDYGCHTLKASDSQVIDTSDEIDEPQDLPAIRRLSSSRQSLQPLQQIQPPGSNPSVPHRIAILASPTSSRNSTVSEIFSTSPTALHRNKSTKKQLLSKFKFTRRYSGGSTSSGSASPS; this is translated from the coding sequence ATGGGTCAACTAAAGCCTAAATTGAGGGAACTTTTAGCGTGCCACCGGCAGCGACATGAACAGAGCTCTGATTCTGTGGACGAAGAGGTGTCACTGGATAAAATACTAAATCTGTTCCACGAGTTTCTCCAGAAAGTGCATTGTGATGAAAATCTAGAATTTTTGTTAAAGACGGATAGTTTTGTGACATCGGACAAAGAAGCAAGCAACGGTTACCAGGAGTGGAGTCACGTGTACGATAACTACATCAAGCAGGATGCGCCCAAGGAGTGCAACTTGCCTGAGACGATAAGGACTGTTTTTGACGACTGCCATACGAGGCTGGAGGTCCCTTTGCCCCAGGATATCGAGACGGCGAGATCACACATTCTCCACTTGTTGGAGGATGCTTATACGAAATTTCAGCGGCATTATGCCGAGCCCGAGAACCAGCAGAGTGGGAGCGGTGGTGCTAAAGCCGAACCGTATTCATCCCAGAGCAGCTCACGTGAGTCCTCCGCATCAGTCTTATTATCTGCACGGCCACTGCATAGAAGCAGCTCGGACTATGGCTGTCATACATTGAAGGCCAGTGACAGCCAGGTGATTGACACCAGCGATGAGATCGACGAGCCGCAAGACTTGCCGGCGATCAGGCGGCTCAGCAGTTCGCGACAGTCGCTTCAGCCGCTCCAACAGATCCAGCCTCCGGGTTCCAACCCCAGCGTTCCCCATCGCATTGCTATTTTAGCCTCTCCCACCTCATCCCGTAACTCTACGGTCAGCGAAATATTTTCAACATCCCCCACAGCACTGCATAGAAATAAATCCACCAAGAAGCAGCTTCTTAGCAAATTCAAGTTTACTAGGAGGTACAGCGGTGGCAGCACAAGCAGCGGAAGCGCCTCACCTAGTTAA
- a CDS encoding HCL453Wp (Syntenic homolog of Eremothecium cymbalariae Ecym_5415; no homolog in Ashbya gossypii or Saccharomyces cerevisiae) — MKREFELDVIHPSKKNDLGSENHGSCTLASKRYCRDPYSIESWSIEKSSLLYNYLFLRDSRNAMQNFDYKFQGRCRKGSFREMIRRKANHNYIAVAFFNPHYVFTSVLSDILRNLDSHDTALVGVTVNGSAMEENCDFPIITNGQTLIRALHLLDPLGGGIYPMDCVLLFNREGHLVAFLPFSPFNRASFKAQLLNIIQQTPSID; from the coding sequence ATGAAAAGAGAATTTGAGCTCGATGTTATACATCCGTCTAAGAAAAATGACCTTGGTTCAGAAAACCATGGTAGTTGTACGTTAGCCTCTAAGAGATATTGCAGGGACCCATATTCTATAGAGTCATGGTCGATTGAAAAGAGTTCTCTCCTGTATAATTACCTGTTCCTTCGTGATAGCCGTAACGCAATGCAAAACTTTGATTATAAATTCCAAGGTCGGTGTCGTAAAGGAAGTTTCCGCGAGATGATACGAAGGAAAGCCAATCACAACTACATTGCTGTTGCATTTTTTAACCCCCATTATGTGTTTACGTCTGTCCTTTCGGACATTCTGCGAAATCTCGACTCCCATGACACGGCACTGGTAGGCGTTACTGTCAACGGATCGGCAATGGAGGAAAACTGCGACTTCCCAATTATCACAAATGGGCAGACTCTGATACGAGCACTACATCTATTGGATCCACTTGGTGGTGGCATATACCCAATGGATTGCGTACTTCTTTTCAATCGTGAGGGACACCTTGTCGCATTTCTACCATTCAGTCCCTTCAATAGAGCATCATTCAAAGCACAACTACTTAATATCATTCAGCAAACGCCATCCATAGATTAA
- a CDS encoding phosphatidylinositol-3-/phosphoinositide 5-phosphatase INP52 (Syntenic homolog of Ashbya gossypii AFL228W; Syntenic homolog of Saccharomyces cerevisiae YOR109W (INP53) and YNL106C (INP52)), whose protein sequence is MIILAQKGPERRIAIVSNSYALIFNAVKCDPSSPNASKNRPLCAIELIPKSLLKGQGFEKLVNLEVYGFLGLIEIESKIFICTITGKSKVARPIPGETVNKIYAVDFFCLNDERWDFVEFDSNGYPIPASDEDSISPQSAIKHPCHELKKLLSNGSFYYSSDFDLTSLLQYRRLDAHSLSFDDFQEEFMWNSFLMQEIISFRDKLDDSARQVLDDEGFLTTVIRGFAETFQTYIGALPVWLTIISKQSWKRAGTRFNARGIDDESNVANFVETEFIMYSSDYCYSFTELRGSVPVFWEQDTSLINPKVQITRSIEATQPVFDEHFQRLIDKYGPIHVVNLLSTKFSEMELTRRYRAHIEHSNYLNIGDNIYLTEFDFHRETKDQGFSAASRIRPMIEKSLLENGYFSYDVKEGKPISKQRGVFRVNCLDCLDRTNLVQQFLSRYAFLLFLQDFQLVKSSVVSNMEDYEWFQKHNNLWADHGDAVSQIYTGTNALKSSFSRKGKMSLAGALSDATKSVSRMYINNFMDKGKQQNIDTLLGRLPHQQPVQLFDPINEYVTSKLETLSSKFTKSAKINLLVGSFNVNGLTKNVDITDWLFPIGDKYLPDVVVLGMQEVIELNAGSILNADYSKSTFWQQLVNKHLNQYEEKYLLLRAEQMSSLLILFFVKSSNVQHIKRVEGGSKKTGFGGITGNKGAVAIRFEYGDTSFCFVNCHLAAGISNVEERRSDYESITKGINFTRSKKIPHHDSIFWLGDLNYRVTLPNDETRKRLSAKKAGYIEDLLNFDQLTQEMNSGMSFKGFMEPSIQFCPTYKYDHGTNRYDSSEKARTPSWTDRIIYKGKNIQPMAYGDVALCLSDHRPVYSAYKTDVCFVDEAIKLSLTKQLYLKYKETHPDRSSNTTVALIDVEMEKASTKSNTLENSLNNWNDNNLLELDPIDTVSSSNSSSPLSTTNSQPMKPIRKASSSPSINQKAPRVPPSSRSTNSSAGLPSPLSGNMEPIKSPLPLKPRVPPPRQNSARQSEIAFDLNSGKSKSPAINKPVPPPAPARRGTLPPGFSDTILVPKTSSTSPMPMTKTSSPQSTSNSPSINSIRASPIPATSGSENASDPQASAKAQTSSKAPTLTPKNNELEKLMMNSWKPLTPN, encoded by the coding sequence ATGATTATACTAGCTCAGAAAGGCCCTGAGAGACGGATTGCAATAGTTTCAAATTCATATGCTTTGATATTTAATGCTGTTAAGTGCGACCCTTCGTCTCCCAACGCCTCGAAGAACAGACCCCTCTGTGCTATTGAACTAATACCTAAGTCATTACTTAAGGGGCAAGGTTTTGAAAAGTTGGTAAACCTGGAGGTATATGGGTTTCTTGGTTTAATAGAAATTGAGAGCaagatttttatttgtACTATTACCGGCAAGTCAAAAGTAGCTAGGCCAATTCCAGGAGAAACGGTGAATAAAATATACGCGGTAGACTTCTTTTGTTTGAATGATGAGCGTTGGGATTTTGTCGAGTTTGATTCTAATGGTTATCCAATACCTGCTTCTGATGAAGATAGCATTTCTCCGCAAAGTGCGATAAAGCATCCATGCCACGAACTAAAGAAACTACTATCCAATGGCTCATTTTACTACAGCTCAGATTTTGATTTGACGTCTTTGCTGCAATATCGTAGGCTAGATGCACATTCCTTGAGTTTTGATGACTTTCAGGAAGAGTTTATGTGGAACTCTTTTCTAATGCAGGAGATAATTAGCTTTAGAGACAAGTTGGATGATTCCGCAAGACAAGTTTTAGATGATGAAGGCTTTTTAACTACAGTAATTAGAGGTTTTGCAGAGACATTTCAGACCTATATTGGCGCTTTACCTGTTTGGTTAACTATAATTTCAAAACAGAGTTGGAAGCGCGCCGGTACCCGCTTTAACGCACGTGGAATTGATGATGAATCAAATGTTGCAAATTTTGTAGAAACGGAGTTCATCATGTATTCCAGTGATTACTGCTACTCATTTACAGAGTTAAGAGGTAGTGTACCGGTGTTTTGGGAACAAGATACGTCGTTGATTAACCCTAAGGTGCAAATCACAAGGTCGATAGAAGCAACGCAGCCGGTATTTGATGAACATTTCCAAAGGCTCATCGACAAATACGGTCCTATTCACGTGGTTAATTTACTTTCCACCAAGTTCTCTGAAATGGAGTTGACGAGGCGTTATAGAGCGCATATAGAGCACTCTAACTACCTCAACATAGGCGATAACATTTACCTTACTGAGTTTGACTTTCACAGGGAAACTAAGGATCAAGGTTTTTCAGCTGCAAGTAGAATAAGACCTATGATTGAGAAGTCACTACTAGAAAACGGTTATTTCTCCTACGATGTTAAAGAAGGTAAGCCTATTTCTAAGCAAAGAGGGGTATTTAGAGTAAACTGTTTGGATTGTCTAGATAGAACTAACTTGGTTCAGCAGTTCCTCTCAAGATATGCGTTCTTGTTGTTTTTACAGGACTTCCAGTTAGTAAAATCCAGTGTGGTTAGTAATATGGAAGATTATGAATGGTTTCAGAAACATAACAATTTGTGGGCAGATCATGGTGATGCTGTTTCTCAGATATACACTGGTACTAATGCTTTAAAGTCATCGTTTTCTAGGAAGGGTAAAATGTCTCTCGCAGGTGCGTTATCCGATGCCACCAAATCTGTCAGTCGAATGTATATCAACAACTTCATGGATAAAGGAAAACAGCAAAATATTGATACCTTGTTGGGTAGATTGCCACATCAGCAGCCAGTTCAATTATTCGATCCAATAAATGAATATGTTACTTCCAAACTAGAGACTTTATCCAGTAAATTCACAAAGTCTGCCAAGATTAACCTTTTAGTCGGTTCTTTTAACGTGAATGGTTTGACGAAGAATGTAGATATCACGGATTGGTTGTTTCCTATTGGCGATAAATATTTGCCAGATGTTGTTGTATTAGGAATGCAAGAAGTGATAGAACTCAATGCTGGCTCAATATTGAATGCAGATTACTCTAAAAGCACGTTCTGGCAACAACTTGTTAACAAGCACTTGAACCAATATGAGGAAAAATACCTCTTATTGAGAGCAGAACAAATGTCTTCGCTGttgattttattttttgtAAAATCGAGTAACGTGCAACACATCAAACGTGTTGAGGGTGGCAGCAAGAAAACCGGATTTGGAGGAATAACGGGTAACAAAGGCGCAGTCGCAATTAGGTTTGAATATGGTGATACttctttttgttttgtgaacTGTCACCTAGCAGCTGGGATATCTAACGTTGAAGAACGTCGTTCTGATTATGAAAGCATAACAAAGGGCATTAACTTTACAAGATCAAAGAAAATTCCACACCATGATTCTATCTTTTGGTTGGGTGACTTGAACTACAGAGTTACACTACCTAATGATGAGACAAGGAAAAGGTTAAGTGCCAAAAAGGCTGGTTATATTGAGGATTTATTAAATTTCGATCAGCTAACGCAGGAAATGAATTCAGGCATGTCATTCAAAGGCTTCATGGAGCCATCTATCCAGTTCTGTCCTACATACAAGTACGATCATGGCACAAACCGGTATGATAGTTCTGAAAAGGCACGTACCCCCTCCTGGACCGACAGAATTATCTACAAAGGTAAGAATATACAGCCAATGGCATACGGTGATGTTGCTCTATGTTTAAGCGACCACAGGCCAGTTTATTCGGCCTACAAAACTGATGTCTGTTTTGTCGATGAAGCCATCAAACTGAGCTTGACCAAACAACTATATCTGAAATATAAGGAAACTCATCCAGATCGTTCTTCAAATACGACTGTAGCTCTGATCGACGTCGAAATGGAGAAGGCTAGCACTAAATCTAATACACTGGAAAATTCATTGAATAACTGGAATGATAATAATCTCTTGGAGCTTGATCCGATCGATACTGTCTCGTCCTCGAACTCTTCAAGCCCATTGAGCACCACTAACTCGCAGCCAATGAAACCAATAAGAAAGGCTTCTTCAAGTCCAAGTATCAATCAGAAAGCACCGCGGGTCCCTCCTAGTTCACGAAGTACCAATTCCTCTGCTGGCTTACCCAGTCCACTATCTGGTAACATGGAACCAATCAAATCACCCCTACCATTAAAACCACGGGTCCCTCCGCCAAGACAAAATTCAGCAAGGCAGTCAGAGATAGCTTTCGACCTTAACTCAGGCAAGTCTAAAAGTCCGGCAATTAACAAACCTGTTCCTCCTCCAGCTCCAGCGAGACGTGGTACCTTACCACCAGGATTCAGCGATACCATATTGGTACCGAAAACTAGCTCAACTAGTCCAATGCCAATGACTAAGACTTCAAGCCCACAGTCCACATCTAACAGCCCTTCTATTAATTCGATCAGGGCTTCCCCAATACCTGCGACCTCAGGTTCAGAAAACGCAAGCGATCCACAGGCAAGCGCGAAAGCTCAAACATCCTCAAAAGCACCAACATTAACTCCAAAGAATAATGAGCTAGAGAAGCTAATGATGAACTCTTGGAAGCCTTTAACGCCCAACTGA
- a CDS encoding nucleotide diphosphatase (Syntenic homolog of Ashbya gossypii AFL225W; Syntenic homolog of Saccharomyces cerevisiae YOR111W) → MKHIMNVLDTIRKDYDMLLASSSPRRLEILQEVLGFQNIHIMKPSFEENLDKKLYKDNPIQYVVDTCKGKSTSILEDLKKGRGTAISPKPKIVICADTVVIDNDNVIYEKPGTKEVQFATLSKFCDSPHPLRVVTAVNVILWINNDDYTVFPFHQTTRVFFDSELPKTVLKSYVESGDGLQVAGGFKIQGFSAVMIKMIEGDYYNVVGLPANGTMSQIIKAVAQHSIRR, encoded by the coding sequence ATGAAGCATATAATGAACGTTCTAGATACAATCCGTAAAGACTATGATATGCTGCTGGCTTCATCGTCCCCAAGGCGCCTTGAAATACTCCAGGAAGTTCTTGGTTTTCAAAATATCCACATTATGAAACCTAGTTTTGAAGAAAACCTCGATAAGAAGCTTTATAAAGATAACCCAATTCAGTATGTGGTTGATACATGCAAAGGTAAAAGTACCAGTATTTTAGAGGACTTGAAAAAGGGAAGAGGGACAGCTATTTCTCCAAAACCAAAAATTGTCATTTGCGCTGACACAGTCGTCATTGACAATGATAACGTAATATACGAAAAACCAGGAACTAAGGAAGTGCAGTTTGCTACCCTCAGTAAGTTTTGTGACTCTCCGCACCCACTGCGTGTGGTAACTGCCGTGAATGTGATTCTTTGGATAAACAACGACGATTACACGGTATTTCCCTTCCACCAGACTACACGCGTGTTTTTTGATTCTGAGTTGCCAAAGACAGTGCTAAAGAGCTACGTAGAGAGCGGTGATGGACTCCAAGTTGCTGGAGGGTTCAAGATTCAAGGTTTCAGTGCCGTTATGATAAAAATGATAGAAGGCGACTACTATAACGTTGTGGGACTTCCTGCAAACGGAACTATGTCCCAGATCATAAAGGCAGTTGCACAGCACTCAATAAGACGCTGA